The following are encoded in a window of Longimicrobiaceae bacterium genomic DNA:
- the opp4C gene encoding oligopeptide ABC transporter permease, whose translation MPQPPPALESSPPEPLSAAAAAPVVGRRAPATPGQVGLSVVLPGSGHLLRGEWLMGMCLLLGWGALLGLAYLSGQEISALIEARRRPVDMIVAVVTLVALLVGIWGWGLYDLIVRSRRVPRLQGDSQWAIAARHFRRNHLAMAGLITMVVLYAITLLAPLIAPFDPTAQGDIVLTRYLEPSLEHPMGTDKFGRDIFSRVLYGARISLTIGFVAVAISVTFGTLIGALAGYFGKWTDAVLMRFTDMMLSFPRLVLLIVVIALFEPSIWLVVLVLGLTGWMSVARIVRGEVLSLREREFVQAARVLGMTDWRIIFRHIIPNTLAPVIVYTTLGIGNTILVEASLSFLGLGVQPPTPSWGNMIADGRDALVTAWWIATFPGLAIVLTVTAFNLLGDGLRDALDPRLRT comes from the coding sequence ATGCCCCAACCTCCCCCAGCCCTCGAGTCTTCCCCTCCCGAGCCGCTCTCGGCGGCGGCGGCGGCGCCGGTCGTGGGTCGGCGTGCGCCGGCGACTCCGGGGCAGGTCGGGCTGTCGGTCGTGCTTCCCGGGAGCGGGCACCTGCTGCGCGGGGAATGGCTGATGGGAATGTGCCTGCTGCTCGGTTGGGGGGCGTTGCTGGGGCTCGCCTATCTCTCGGGGCAGGAGATCTCCGCCTTGATTGAGGCGCGGCGGCGACCGGTGGACATGATCGTGGCGGTGGTGACGCTGGTCGCACTGTTGGTGGGGATCTGGGGATGGGGCCTATACGATCTGATCGTCCGATCGCGACGCGTTCCGCGGCTGCAGGGCGACTCACAGTGGGCGATCGCCGCGCGTCATTTCCGTCGCAACCACCTGGCGATGGCGGGGCTGATCACCATGGTCGTCCTCTACGCCATCACGCTCCTCGCGCCGCTGATCGCCCCCTTCGATCCCACCGCGCAGGGTGACATCGTCCTCACCCGCTATCTCGAGCCCTCGCTCGAGCATCCGATGGGGACCGACAAGTTCGGACGCGACATCTTCTCCCGCGTCCTCTACGGCGCCCGGATCTCGCTGACCATCGGCTTCGTGGCGGTGGCGATCAGCGTCACCTTCGGCACGCTCATCGGCGCGCTCGCCGGCTACTTCGGCAAGTGGACCGACGCGGTGCTCATGCGCTTCACCGACATGATGCTGTCGTTCCCGCGCCTGGTGCTGCTGATCGTGGTGATCGCGCTGTTCGAGCCGTCGATCTGGCTGGTGGTGCTGGTGCTCGGCCTGACCGGGTGGATGAGCGTCGCGCGTATCGTCCGCGGCGAGGTGTTGTCGCTGCGCGAGCGTGAGTTCGTCCAGGCTGCGCGGGTCCTGGGGATGACGGACTGGCGGATCATCTTCCGTCACATCATCCCCAATACCCTCGCGCCCGTCATCGTCTACACCACTCTGGGCATAGGCAACACGATCCTGGTGGAGGCGTCCCTCTCGTTTCTGGGACTGGGCGTACAGCCACCCACCCCGAGCTGGGGGAACATGATCGCCGACGGCCGCGACGCCCTGGTGACCGCTTGGTGGATCGCCACCTTCCCTGGCCTCGCCATCGTCCTGACGGTTACTGCCTTCAACCTGCTGGGGGACGGGCTGAGGGATGCGCTGGATCCGAGGCTGAGGACGTAG